One region of Timaviella obliquedivisa GSE-PSE-MK23-08B genomic DNA includes:
- a CDS encoding DUF4168 domain-containing protein, producing MVMRDRSNLLKNILVMGAAGASFLVSLPVLSQTSGESTTSEEIVMSAEGMKILCEVTPLNSRCPGGEQLDAVPSISEPREAATPPSSLEPQTIEPQTTPSTSPEFSTPGETTPPSIEPSAPEPSDSMSPSDKPSGSMEYPGTTPGSASPTPPTPKPQSLTAPDTNPVETTAPSMSPGYPSSKVDTATKGEADGLRTEAPASAQTPVAPSATPPSNPSSTPSLSPTSPQAPSITPASPQNPGAAPTTETPATAVSTAELQKFAQVIPQLQEIQKSAQQQVSEAIEEAGLSEDRFRELYNVQQSPTATQTSTPATPQEQQAVQQVVSQLEDIKSETQTRRVQAVESQGLELNRFNEILTAVRQDSDLQQQLQQILSN from the coding sequence ATGGTCATGCGCGATCGCTCGAATCTACTCAAAAATATTTTAGTCATGGGCGCTGCGGGTGCCAGCTTTTTAGTTAGCCTCCCAGTCCTATCACAAACTTCTGGCGAATCTACTACTTCTGAAGAAATTGTGATGTCAGCAGAGGGAATGAAAATTTTGTGCGAAGTTACCCCTCTTAATTCGCGTTGCCCAGGTGGAGAGCAACTTGATGCAGTACCATCCATTTCAGAGCCTCGAGAAGCAGCAACTCCTCCATCTTCATTAGAACCCCAGACGATAGAACCTCAAACAACTCCTAGCACCTCTCCCGAGTTTTCAACACCTGGTGAGACAACTCCACCCAGCATTGAGCCTTCCGCCCCAGAGCCTAGCGACAGCATGAGTCCTAGTGACAAGCCTTCAGGCAGTATGGAATATCCAGGCACCACTCCAGGCTCAGCCTCGCCTACTCCTCCAACCCCAAAGCCCCAAAGCTTAACAGCACCTGACACAAACCCGGTTGAAACGACTGCCCCTAGCATGTCTCCTGGTTATCCCTCTAGCAAAGTTGACACAGCGACCAAGGGAGAGGCAGACGGACTCAGAACCGAGGCTCCTGCATCTGCTCAAACTCCTGTGGCACCGAGCGCAACTCCTCCTTCCAATCCTTCCAGTACCCCTAGCCTCTCGCCTACCTCGCCTCAGGCTCCTAGCATTACTCCCGCTTCGCCCCAGAACCCTGGTGCAGCGCCTACAACAGAAACGCCGGCAACGGCTGTCAGTACGGCGGAATTGCAAAAGTTTGCTCAAGTCATTCCGCAGTTGCAAGAGATACAGAAGTCGGCGCAACAGCAAGTTAGCGAAGCCATTGAAGAAGCGGGACTGTCAGAGGATCGGTTTAGAGAACTGTACAACGTCCAGCAATCTCCTACTGCAACTCAGACCAGCACCCCCGCAACTCCTCAAGAGCAACAGGCAGTTCAGCAGGTTGTTTCACAACTTGAGGATATCAAGAGCGAAACTCAAACTCGCAGAGTGCAAGCAGTCGAGTCTCAAGGCTTAGAACTAAATCGGTTCAATGAAATCTTGACTGCCGTGCGTCAAGACTCCGATTTGCAGCAACAGTTGCAGCAGATACTGAGCAACTAG
- a CDS encoding response regulator transcription factor, which produces MKILLVEDDERIADALAEDLTDQNYVIDVAYAGSSAWELVEAYTYDLILLDVMLPDIDGVSLCRKIRSHNCTIPILMLTARDTVGDRVLGLDAGADDYLIKPFDLTELLARIRSLLRRSGGAALPTIYELGELRLDPSSCEVSYGKKFLALTPKEYGLLELFLRNGRRVFSSSQILERLWSLEEPPTEETVRTHIKGLRHKLKAAGAPTDLIETVHGLGYRLKGLGVEA; this is translated from the coding sequence ATGAAAATTCTACTCGTTGAAGATGATGAACGCATTGCAGACGCGCTGGCAGAAGACCTAACTGATCAGAATTATGTGATTGATGTGGCATACGCAGGAAGTAGCGCTTGGGAACTGGTAGAAGCTTACACCTACGACCTGATTTTGCTAGATGTGATGCTGCCAGATATTGATGGCGTTAGCCTTTGCCGTAAGATTCGATCGCACAATTGCACCATCCCAATTTTAATGCTGACTGCTAGGGATACCGTGGGCGATCGCGTCTTAGGGCTAGATGCCGGAGCGGATGATTACTTGATCAAACCTTTTGATTTAACCGAGTTACTAGCGCGGATTCGTTCATTGCTGCGGCGTAGCGGTGGAGCAGCATTACCCACTATTTATGAGTTAGGTGAATTACGACTTGACCCTAGCAGTTGCGAAGTCTCCTATGGTAAAAAATTCCTAGCCTTAACGCCTAAAGAATATGGGCTGTTGGAATTATTTCTCCGCAACGGACGACGAGTTTTTAGCAGTAGTCAAATCTTAGAGCGGTTGTGGTCACTAGAAGAGCCACCAACCGAAGAAACAGTACGAACTCACATCAAAGGCTTGCGGCACAAGCTCAAAGCAGCAGGTGCGCCGACTGATTTGATTGAAACGGTGCATGGTCTGGGCTATCGGTTGAAGGGGCTGGGGGTTGAAGCTTGA
- a CDS encoding HAMP domain-containing histidine kinase codes for MAVIFGASAAAVYLFFVHSLYQQVDNRLLTLAQSAAPSLTTVKLEGGEHLDNRAEIPWQDLFRRNRQSLSWFNEQGKELAKQGSIQVNLPLRVGILTLPRDRIRTFTIPVYSRQLEQPDLKLEGYIRASESMSEIEDVINWLRWGFGVGGAVALALTGVGGVWLVNESLKPTRQSFEQLKQFTADASHELRSPLTAIKTSIDVILKHPERIHPKDARKLSAIASATNQMIRLVEDLLLLARSTAVNPALSSVELKPILLDKVLHDLIALLEPQAHSRKIALKSSLAAGLTVLGDTSKLNRLFSNLLENALQYTPQGGTVALTLGRVNRFVVVNIEDTGIGIAPERLKLVFQRFWRADRARSYRLGGQGLGLSIAQAIAQQHDGEITVSSKEGVGSCFRVRLPLVLPLVE; via the coding sequence ATGGCGGTTATTTTTGGAGCATCAGCGGCAGCAGTTTATCTCTTTTTTGTCCATAGCCTTTACCAACAGGTCGATAATCGGTTGTTAACGCTAGCACAGTCGGCGGCTCCTAGTCTGACAACCGTTAAGTTAGAGGGCGGCGAGCATTTGGACAATCGAGCAGAAATTCCTTGGCAGGATTTATTTCGGCGGAATCGTCAGAGTTTGAGTTGGTTCAATGAACAAGGCAAGGAGCTTGCTAAACAAGGATCAATTCAGGTTAATTTGCCGCTGCGAGTTGGAATTTTAACGTTACCACGCGATCGCATTCGCACGTTCACAATTCCGGTCTACTCCCGTCAATTAGAGCAGCCCGATTTAAAGTTAGAAGGCTATATTCGTGCCAGTGAATCAATGTCTGAAATTGAGGATGTCATCAATTGGTTGCGCTGGGGTTTTGGCGTGGGCGGCGCAGTTGCACTAGCGTTAACCGGAGTGGGTGGCGTTTGGTTAGTTAACGAGTCACTAAAGCCGACCCGCCAAAGCTTTGAGCAGTTAAAACAGTTTACTGCCGATGCTTCCCATGAGTTACGCAGCCCCCTAACTGCTATTAAAACTTCAATTGATGTAATTTTGAAGCATCCTGAACGCATTCATCCTAAAGATGCTAGAAAGTTATCGGCGATCGCCAGTGCTACAAATCAAATGATTCGGTTAGTGGAAGATCTATTGTTACTAGCGCGATCGACTGCCGTTAATCCGGCATTGTCATCAGTTGAGCTAAAGCCTATCTTACTCGATAAAGTTTTGCACGATTTAATTGCCCTATTGGAGCCTCAAGCCCACTCTCGTAAAATTGCGCTCAAATCAAGTTTGGCTGCTGGACTAACAGTTTTAGGCGATACATCAAAGCTAAATCGGCTGTTTTCTAACCTGTTAGAAAATGCTTTGCAGTACACTCCCCAGGGCGGTACAGTCGCGTTAACTTTGGGACGGGTCAATCGATTTGTAGTTGTCAACATTGAAGATACCGGAATCGGAATTGCGCCGGAGCGTTTGAAGCTAGTGTTTCAACGATTTTGGCGGGCAGACCGGGCACGGTCTTACCGTTTGGGTGGACAAGGGCTAGGACTATCGATCGCCCAGGCGATCGCTCAGCAGCATGACGGCGAGATTACAGTCAGCAGCAAAGAAGGTGTAGGGAGTTGTTTTCGGGTGCGCTTACCTTTAGTGCTGCCTTTAGTGGAGTAG
- a CDS encoding GAP family protein, producing the protein MTLLSYLVAIAAIDSFNPTATAFQIYLLTTPKPVARSIAFIAGIFLTYWAVGLLATLGLSKLINSVFMNYGEWGYAIQFTLGITFLYLGCTLNSSSDFNQSVSNKPRSLQPIYTFLLGMSVTFLEAPTAFPYLAAIDRVAHAKLSLLDLAGFLVIYNLVFVMPLIGLVGIYIAFQSRSTELLKRVNQVITKWSPKILRVLLLVVGIVLLADCIAFIVGRSFL; encoded by the coding sequence ATGACGCTTTTAAGTTACCTTGTCGCGATCGCCGCGATCGATAGTTTCAATCCAACCGCAACCGCCTTTCAGATTTATTTGTTAACAACTCCTAAACCTGTGGCTCGATCGATCGCCTTCATTGCTGGCATCTTTTTAACGTACTGGGCAGTGGGTTTGTTAGCAACATTGGGGCTTTCCAAATTAATTAATTCGGTGTTCATGAATTATGGTGAGTGGGGGTATGCTATTCAATTCACTCTCGGTATCACATTTCTTTATCTAGGTTGTACCCTGAATTCATCCTCTGACTTTAATCAGTCAGTTTCAAACAAGCCTCGTTCACTCCAGCCGATTTATACTTTTTTGCTGGGCATGAGCGTCACATTTTTAGAAGCTCCTACGGCATTTCCTTATCTGGCTGCGATCGATCGAGTTGCTCATGCCAAGCTCAGCTTGTTAGATCTTGCAGGATTTCTAGTCATTTATAACTTAGTTTTTGTGATGCCGCTAATTGGTCTGGTTGGCATTTACATTGCATTCCAAAGTAGGAGTACTGAACTTTTGAAGCGGGTTAATCAAGTTATTACAAAGTGGTCTCCTAAAATTCTGCGGGTATTGCTGCTAGTCGTGGGGATTGTTCTCTTAGCTGACTGTATTGCATTCATAGTCGGTCGTTCATTCCTGTAG
- a CDS encoding DUF5367 domain-containing protein: protein MQQNSQLLEAKSDGQLFDKRISYRFFFGMSFLIWLIATVVLRLWGHTLFVPASNLSMISSFLFSLTCLPLLVYVIFQWQKVPPHQRPEAAMYLAIPGMLLDVVTTYLFRQAFPNILSTANGAFGAWLLWGYAIVLVTGLVTSRNSKPQSL from the coding sequence ATGCAACAGAATTCTCAACTTCTCGAAGCCAAGTCGGACGGACAACTTTTTGACAAGCGAATCTCCTACAGGTTCTTTTTCGGTATGAGTTTTCTCATTTGGTTGATAGCAACAGTGGTATTGCGGCTATGGGGACATACCCTTTTTGTTCCCGCTAGTAATCTGAGCATGATCAGTAGTTTCTTGTTCTCTCTGACGTGTCTGCCACTGTTAGTTTATGTCATTTTTCAATGGCAGAAGGTGCCACCACATCAACGCCCAGAGGCTGCTATGTATTTGGCAATTCCAGGAATGCTGCTGGATGTTGTAACGACTTATTTGTTTAGGCAGGCTTTTCCAAACATTCTGTCGACTGCCAATGGTGCTTTTGGCGCATGGCTCCTGTGGGGATACGCGATCGTGCTGGTGACAGGCTTAGTGACTAGCCGCAACAGTAAACCACAGTCTTTATAG
- a CDS encoding TetR/AcrR family transcriptional regulator produces MAKLSDQDPQEPRWRLPQQARSRKRFEQILDAAAELFAEAGYDAVTADDIAARADTSVGGLYRFFPDKLAIFHALADRYFNQLRELFADLHTSDTTSLPLDDYINHLIDAFDQFVAANPGYRSVFAQSRLISKEILTMDTAFNQEIVRQLADSFEFRNPLLEARQRNLIATVSVEAASGLEIFSLTGDRHFRQQVLGETKKLLIMYLRQYFPD; encoded by the coding sequence ATGGCTAAACTATCTGATCAAGATCCTCAAGAACCTCGCTGGCGGCTCCCGCAGCAAGCACGAAGCCGAAAGCGGTTTGAGCAAATTTTGGATGCGGCGGCAGAGCTATTTGCTGAAGCTGGATATGACGCTGTGACCGCCGACGATATTGCAGCACGGGCAGATACCTCTGTGGGGGGGCTGTACCGCTTCTTCCCGGATAAATTGGCAATCTTTCATGCTTTAGCCGATCGCTATTTCAACCAATTGCGGGAACTATTTGCAGATCTACATACGAGCGATACCACTTCGCTGCCGCTTGATGATTACATTAATCACTTAATTGATGCCTTTGATCAATTCGTTGCAGCAAACCCTGGATACCGATCTGTCTTTGCTCAGTCTCGTCTTATTTCTAAAGAAATTCTGACGATGGATACTGCTTTTAACCAAGAAATTGTACGGCAGCTAGCAGACTCTTTTGAATTCCGTAATCCTTTACTTGAAGCACGTCAACGAAACTTAATTGCAACAGTGAGTGTTGAAGCCGCAAGTGGACTTGAAATATTTTCGCTGACTGGCGATCGCCACTTTCGTCAACAAGTTTTAGGAGAAACGAAGAAATTGCTGATCATGTATTTAAGACAGTATTTTCCAGACTAA
- a CDS encoding fatty acid desaturase, with protein sequence MTLEILDLPRPRWNVITATVVLHLGVLLAFLPGTFSWAAVGVAVFLHWVTLGLGITLGFHRLVSHRSFRAPKWLEYFLILCGSLAGQGGVLGWVGFHRMHHRYSDQVQDPHNSTQGLWWSHISWLMHDVPMRTELAKYTQDVSADPFYQFCHKYYIFLQVALGVGLYLIGGWSFVVWGTFVRLFFGFHCTCFVNSACHQWGYRTYETGDRSTNCWWVALVTYGEGWHNNHHAFQHSARHGLQWWEIDVTWLTIRGLEKLGIVSHVKEASP encoded by the coding sequence ATGACCCTTGAAATACTTGATTTACCGCGCCCTCGCTGGAACGTTATTACCGCTACCGTTGTGCTTCACTTGGGTGTACTGCTCGCTTTTTTACCAGGTACCTTTAGCTGGGCTGCTGTCGGAGTAGCAGTTTTTTTACATTGGGTTACGTTGGGTTTAGGAATTACGTTAGGGTTTCATAGGCTGGTCAGTCACCGTAGCTTTCGTGCTCCAAAATGGCTGGAGTATTTCTTAATTTTATGTGGCTCATTAGCCGGACAAGGAGGTGTACTGGGTTGGGTTGGGTTTCATCGGATGCATCATCGTTATTCTGATCAAGTGCAAGATCCGCATAACTCGACTCAGGGACTTTGGTGGAGCCACATTAGTTGGCTGATGCATGATGTGCCGATGCGAACGGAGTTAGCGAAGTATACGCAAGATGTTTCCGCTGATCCGTTTTATCAGTTTTGCCATAAATACTATATCTTCCTTCAAGTTGCGTTAGGCGTTGGGCTGTACCTGATAGGGGGCTGGTCTTTCGTCGTATGGGGAACTTTCGTCAGATTGTTTTTTGGATTCCACTGCACTTGTTTTGTGAACAGTGCTTGTCATCAATGGGGATATCGCACGTATGAGACGGGCGATCGCTCCACGAATTGCTGGTGGGTTGCTTTAGTAACTTACGGTGAAGGTTGGCACAATAACCATCATGCCTTTCAACATTCTGCTCGGCATGGGTTGCAGTGGTGGGAGATTGATGTAACTTGGCTAACCATTCGGGGCTTGGAGAAGTTGGGAATTGTTTCTCATGTTAAAGAGGCATCCCCTTAA
- a CDS encoding class I SAM-dependent methyltransferase, whose translation MNQLPSGEHYLYQLFSSIESGDLTVTNPQGQKFNFGTAGTLPQVHLNIHNPKTYDRILTYGALGFCEAYMEGWWDEKNDNLVELIGLFYRNGVYNKVNAQFAVKLAFKAITQRLLTLPTVIQNSRRNVQHHYDLGNDFYQQFLDPTLTYSCGYRLHESDTLEQMQNQKYELICRKLSLQPGESLIDIGCGWGGMLIYAAEHYGILGTGITLSLEQEKLAKARIEQRGLTDKIKIVLADYREIQGQYDKFVSIGMFEHVGKGNFGTFMHKTATLLKPGGAGMLHTIGTTSKERNGAWVDKYIFPGGYAPQIHELAQEMMAAKLTLAHCENLKPHYAETLKLWAMNFTQNRSEIAALSPTYDDRFLRMWYLYLQSFEASFRYGALHVYQLLFYPGKPWQLSVPLDFSKPVEKVGAIAAR comes from the coding sequence ATGAACCAACTGCCGAGTGGAGAGCACTATCTCTACCAGCTTTTTAGCTCAATTGAATCAGGCGACTTGACCGTGACTAACCCGCAAGGTCAAAAATTTAACTTTGGCACCGCTGGCACTTTGCCCCAAGTCCATCTCAATATCCACAATCCTAAAACCTACGATCGCATTCTGACCTACGGCGCACTCGGTTTTTGTGAAGCCTACATGGAAGGTTGGTGGGATGAAAAAAATGATAATTTAGTCGAACTTATTGGACTGTTTTATCGCAACGGAGTGTACAACAAAGTTAATGCTCAGTTTGCAGTTAAGCTTGCATTCAAAGCCATCACTCAGAGACTTTTAACTCTGCCTACAGTGATTCAAAATAGCCGCAGAAATGTTCAGCATCACTACGATCTAGGCAACGACTTTTACCAACAATTTCTTGACCCAACGCTAACTTACTCCTGCGGCTATCGTTTGCATGAAAGCGACACGCTGGAGCAAATGCAAAACCAAAAGTATGAGCTAATTTGCCGCAAACTGTCACTCCAGCCTGGAGAGTCATTGATTGACATTGGCTGCGGCTGGGGTGGAATGCTGATTTATGCTGCCGAGCATTATGGCATTTTAGGAACAGGCATTACGCTGAGCCTAGAGCAAGAGAAGCTAGCAAAAGCGCGAATTGAGCAAAGAGGCTTGACAGATAAAATCAAAATTGTGCTGGCAGACTATCGAGAGATTCAGGGGCAATACGATAAGTTTGTCAGCATTGGCATGTTTGAGCATGTGGGCAAGGGAAATTTTGGCACCTTCATGCACAAGACAGCAACATTACTGAAACCCGGTGGAGCAGGAATGCTGCATACGATCGGCACAACCAGCAAAGAACGGAATGGAGCCTGGGTTGACAAATATATTTTTCCAGGAGGCTATGCCCCACAGATTCATGAATTAGCCCAAGAGATGATGGCGGCGAAGCTAACTCTTGCCCACTGCGAAAACCTCAAGCCCCATTACGCTGAAACTTTAAAGCTGTGGGCAATGAATTTTACCCAGAATCGCTCAGAAATTGCGGCTCTTTCTCCTACTTATGACGATCGCTTTTTGCGCATGTGGTATCTGTATTTACAGTCGTTTGAGGCTTCTTTTAGGTATGGCGCACTGCATGTTTATCAACTGTTGTTTTATCCAGGAAAGCCCTGGCAGTTAAGCGTACCGCTTGATTTCTCTAAGCCCGTTGAGAAGGTCGGAGCGATCGCTGCTCGATAG
- a CDS encoding cistern family PEP-CTERM protein: MSKSLKNLTVGLSGLAIASICLTGFASSASAFSFTNNTVGVSTEDLNKSFTVKFDGNVSTQTVSGLTSEATFKFLGFAPTSSTTTTGKGKSAVTTTVAQTIAQFEIVLKNTSSGAIGSRVSGLGFNTDKEETAASSSGLFTNGHLNGSLPNQFGDIDVCYNDGNTCQGGQNGGVNNNQSLPGSFQQGSFLASLTLNGAINSFSLSNLGVRYQSISGTSLGTSGTGKSILFVPPVTPPPPTRKVPEPATIGALMITGLAALRFKKKRRQETCEA; encoded by the coding sequence ATGTCAAAGTCATTGAAAAATCTAACAGTTGGATTGTCGGGATTGGCGATCGCCTCAATCTGTTTAACTGGGTTTGCCTCTTCTGCATCAGCCTTTTCTTTTACCAATAACACTGTAGGAGTAAGCACTGAAGACCTTAACAAGTCTTTCACTGTGAAATTTGACGGAAACGTTTCCACTCAAACTGTTTCAGGCTTAACCTCAGAAGCCACATTCAAGTTTCTGGGCTTTGCTCCCACTTCAAGCACCACTACGACAGGCAAAGGGAAAAGCGCTGTCACAACGACGGTAGCGCAAACGATTGCTCAGTTTGAGATTGTGCTTAAAAACACGTCTAGTGGCGCAATTGGTTCTAGAGTTTCCGGTTTGGGATTTAATACTGATAAAGAAGAAACTGCCGCGAGTTCTTCCGGCTTATTCACCAACGGGCACCTAAATGGATCCCTTCCCAATCAATTTGGGGATATTGATGTATGTTACAACGATGGTAACACCTGTCAGGGTGGACAGAACGGCGGTGTGAACAACAATCAGTCGCTACCTGGATCGTTTCAACAAGGAAGCTTTCTGGCAAGCCTTACCCTGAATGGTGCAATCAATAGTTTCTCGCTATCTAACTTGGGTGTACGCTACCAAAGTATTTCAGGAACATCCTTAGGTACCAGTGGAACGGGTAAATCTATTTTGTTTGTTCCTCCTGTTACTCCACCGCCACCAACCCGAAAGGTTCCTGAACCTGCGACAATCGGTGCATTGATGATTACAGGGTTAGCGGCTCTCCGCTTCAAAAAGAAGCGTAGGCAAGAGACTTGTGAAGCTTAG
- a CDS encoding PQQ-dependent sugar dehydrogenase produces the protein MAKDVGNTLKTATKINLSDRRQVLRNSVGGNDPEDYYRVTLKSRSRFSLVMDKLKRNADVQLLDRQGKVLQTSALRGKRSEAIDRTLDSGTYYVRSFSNKSNTRYRLILTATSIQSGDPSSLPLPLANLPKIKLTPVATGLIEPTFVTNAGDGSDRLFVTEKAGKIQIIENGKPKVFLDISDRVSTASEQGLASVAFPLSYSTTRRFYVDYTNKNGDIVISRFQTSATNPNDAIEASEQILLTIPHPGAQNHYGGQLAFDANNYLYISTGDGGGGGDPNGNAQNPQSLLGKILRLDVESPSANPYAIPSTNPFGAASDPQNNVRDEIWSLGLRNPWRFSIDAPTGNLYTADVGQNRYEEINFQPGSAGGQNYGWNLLEGNTPYPDDSKVVNKTGLTPPVFVYDRDEGRSITGGYVYRGNAIAGLQGTYVYGDFVSGKVWGLRQTSAGTWENQLLVDSPYLISTFGQDEKNNLYLTNFSSDSDKGVIYRIDVA, from the coding sequence ATGGCAAAAGATGTAGGCAACACTCTAAAGACGGCGACAAAAATTAATTTGTCCGATCGCCGCCAAGTTCTACGAAACTCGGTCGGAGGAAATGACCCAGAGGATTACTACAGAGTCACGCTCAAAAGCCGCAGCCGCTTTAGCCTAGTGATGGATAAGCTGAAACGCAATGCTGATGTGCAACTGCTCGATCGCCAGGGCAAAGTTCTGCAAACCTCGGCGCTGCGGGGCAAACGGTCAGAAGCGATCGACCGTACCCTGGACAGTGGCACCTACTACGTTCGCAGTTTCTCTAACAAAAGTAATACCCGTTATCGCCTTATCCTGACTGCTACTTCTATCCAGAGCGGCGACCCTTCCTCTCTCCCCCTTCCTCTTGCCAATCTGCCTAAAATTAAGTTAACTCCAGTAGCAACAGGGTTAATAGAACCCACTTTTGTAACGAATGCGGGCGATGGCAGCGATCGCCTATTTGTAACGGAGAAAGCAGGCAAAATTCAAATTATTGAGAACGGCAAACCTAAAGTTTTTTTAGATATTAGCGATCGCGTTTCTACTGCTAGCGAACAAGGACTTGCTAGTGTTGCCTTTCCATTGAGTTATTCCACCACTCGTCGCTTTTACGTAGACTACACCAATAAAAACGGAGATATCGTGATCTCTCGTTTCCAAACTAGTGCTACCAATCCTAACGATGCCATTGAAGCCAGTGAACAAATTCTGCTCACCATTCCTCATCCGGGTGCTCAAAACCACTATGGCGGACAGCTTGCCTTTGATGCCAACAACTACCTTTACATTTCAACAGGCGATGGCGGCGGCGGGGGTGACCCAAATGGCAATGCTCAGAATCCTCAATCCCTTTTAGGCAAAATCCTCCGCCTTGATGTGGAATCTCCGAGCGCCAATCCCTATGCCATTCCGAGCACCAATCCTTTTGGCGCAGCCAGCGACCCCCAAAATAATGTGCGCGATGAAATTTGGTCATTAGGATTGCGTAACCCGTGGCGTTTCTCGATCGATGCGCCTACTGGGAACCTTTACACTGCCGATGTTGGGCAAAATCGTTACGAAGAAATTAACTTTCAACCCGGCAGCGCTGGCGGACAGAACTACGGCTGGAATTTATTAGAGGGCAACACGCCTTATCCTGATGACAGCAAAGTGGTTAACAAAACAGGCTTAACGCCCCCGGTTTTTGTCTATGACCGTGACGAAGGGCGGTCTATTACAGGTGGCTATGTTTATCGCGGGAATGCGATCGCTGGGCTGCAAGGTACCTACGTCTACGGCGATTTTGTCAGCGGCAAAGTTTGGGGACTCCGCCAAACTTCCGCTGGCACCTGGGAAAATCAACTGCTTGTAGATTCTCCCTATCTCATTTCTACCTTTGGACAAGATGAAAAGAACAACCTTTATCTGACGAATTTCTCCAGCGACAGTGATAAGGGCGTAATCTACCGAATCGATGTTGCTTAA
- a CDS encoding cysteine synthase A: MDIRQGFVGAVGNTPLIRLNSFSEETGCEILGKAEFLNPGGSVKDRAALYIIEDAEKRGILKPGGTVVEGTAGNTGIGLAHICNAKGYKCLIIIPDTQSQEKIDLLRTLGAEVRTVPAVPYKDPNNYVRLSGRVAEEMENAVWANQFDNLANRQAHYETTGMEIWQQTEGKVDAWVSATGTGGTYGGVALLLKEKNPNVKCVLADPMGSGLYSYAKTGEIHAEGSSVTEGIGNSRVTANLAGVPIDDAIQIDDPEALRVVYQLMREDGLFMGGSVGINVGAAIALAKQMGAGHTIVTVLCDGGARYQSRLFNQEWLKSKGLKPG, encoded by the coding sequence ATGGACATTAGACAAGGTTTTGTAGGTGCCGTGGGCAATACGCCCCTAATTCGTTTAAATAGCTTTAGCGAAGAAACGGGTTGCGAAATTTTAGGTAAGGCAGAATTCCTGAATCCGGGTGGCTCGGTTAAAGATCGGGCTGCTCTTTACATCATTGAAGATGCAGAAAAAAGAGGAATCCTAAAGCCTGGTGGCACAGTTGTAGAGGGCACCGCAGGCAATACAGGGATTGGCTTAGCCCATATTTGCAATGCTAAGGGCTACAAGTGCCTAATTATTATTCCAGACACGCAATCTCAAGAAAAAATTGACTTGCTGCGAACGCTGGGTGCAGAGGTTCGGACGGTTCCGGCAGTCCCTTACAAAGACCCTAATAACTATGTGCGGTTGTCGGGCAGAGTGGCGGAGGAAATGGAAAACGCGGTATGGGCAAACCAGTTCGATAACCTTGCCAACCGACAAGCGCATTACGAAACGACTGGGATGGAGATTTGGCAGCAAACTGAAGGCAAGGTTGACGCTTGGGTGTCGGCTACTGGAACTGGGGGAACCTATGGAGGCGTAGCGCTGTTGCTTAAGGAGAAAAATCCCAACGTGAAATGCGTGTTGGCAGACCCGATGGGCAGCGGCTTATATAGCTATGCGAAAACTGGAGAAATTCATGCTGAGGGGAGTTCTGTTACGGAAGGAATTGGCAATAGTCGAGTGACAGCGAATTTGGCAGGGGTGCCGATCGACGATGCCATACAAATTGATGACCCCGAGGCACTGCGGGTGGTGTATCAATTGATGCGAGAGGATGGCTTATTTATGGGTGGCTCGGTTGGCATTAATGTAGGTGCGGCGATCGCCTTGGCTAAACAAATGGGTGCAGGACACACTATTGTTACAGTCCTTTGCGATGGTGGCGCTCGCTATCAGTCGAGGTTGTTTAATCAGGAATGGCTTAAATCAAAAGGGTTGAAGCCAGGTTAA
- a CDS encoding helix-turn-helix transcriptional regulator gives MGHVKLRIQELADAKGWTLEEIANYAGVQYATVEDYSQNILNTVDLSIVYKIARVLEATLEDLVEITED, from the coding sequence ATGGGTCATGTTAAGTTACGAATTCAAGAGTTGGCAGACGCAAAAGGCTGGACGCTTGAAGAGATCGCCAATTATGCTGGCGTTCAATATGCAACCGTCGAGGACTACTCTCAAAACATTCTCAATACTGTTGACTTATCAATTGTCTATAAAATCGCCCGTGTTTTAGAAGCTACCTTAGAAGACTTGGTAGAAATAACAGAAGATTAA